The genomic window TCAAAAGTTTAAATCATTAATTCTTTGCGTTTAAATTTATTTTTAACTCAAAAAAATAGCTTTGAATTTATACGACAAGAATTACCATTCAATCGAAAAAGAATCTCTATCATTTAAAAACTGAAAATGATTTCTGAAACTTTTCAATTCTTTTACATCCAGTTCCGCAGAAACAATATTTCCTTGTTTTTGAGAAATTTCTTTTCCATCTGCGAAGAAGCAGTGTGAGCTTTCCTGATAAAATAAATTATTCCCGTCTGTTCCGATCCTGTTTAATGCAAAAACAAAAGACAGGTTTTCAATGGCTCTGGCTTTCAGCAAATGTTCCCAGGCTCCTACTCTTTTTTCCGGCCAGTTGGCTACATATAAAATAACGTCGTAATCATCATTATTTCTCGCAAAAACAGGGAAACGAAGATCATAACACACCTGCAACAGGATTCTGAATCCTTTGTAATTCACAATGACTCTTTCTTTTCCGGGCGTGTACACTTTATCTTCTCCTGAAAAAGAAAACAGATGTCGTTTATCATAGAAATGAATCTGAGAATCCGGCTGTACAAAATACATCCTGTTGTAAAATTTCTCATGATCTTCCACAGGAGCGCTTCCACAGAACGCCGCATTTTTTTCCCTCGACATTTTCTTTAAAAACTCCAGAGATTCCTGATTTCTGTCTGAAACTTCAGAAGCATCCATACAGAAACCCGTCGAAAACATTTCCGGAAGAAGAAATAAATCTGCCTCCTGATTTTGTAATTCTTTTTCTATCAACTGAAAATTTGCCGTTTTATTTTTCCAGATGATATCTAAATTCAGTCCTGTGATCTTCATAAACTTTGTTAAAAAACTTCAATAAAAATACGATTTTCCAATGATTTCGGTTCTATTTTTGATACGGATTGTTTTTAATAATACTATAAAATTGTAAAATTTATGAAGAAATTGGTTTTTATGTTCGCGCTGGTCTTTGCGGGGGCTACCGCAAATGCACAGGCATGGAACGGACAAGGAGATCAGAAAATCAACGCTGGATTAAGTGTTTGGGGATACGGAACGGGAGTTACCGGAACTTATGATTACGGTTTAAATCAATTAATTTCCATAGGAGCCGGATTGAACGGTTATTTCGACAATTATAAGGATAATGACAACGATAACAACGTTTTCATATTCGGAAGATTGAATTTTCATTTGAAAGACGCTTTACAGCTCCCTGAAAAACTGGATATTTATCCGGGAGTAGATGTAGGAGTTCTGGGTAAAGATTTCGGAATCGGTGCTCATATTGGTGCAAGATACTTTTTCACCGAAAGAATCGGGGTTTTCGCAGAGATCGGAAACAATGGCAGCTTAGGAGTTTCCTTTAATCTGTAAAAATCATCACATTATATGACAAAGCTTCTCGTTTCGGGGAGCTTTTTTATTTGGCATAGTTTTGATAATTGTTACCTTTGCAAATTAAACATAAAAAGCATTAATGGAAATAGCAATCAAACTGTTTCAATTTATATTGAGCATTTCTATCTTGGTAATCCTTCACGAACTTGGGCATTTCTTACCCGCAAAATGGTTTAAGACCAAAGTTGAAAAAT from Chryseobacterium camelliae includes these protein-coding regions:
- a CDS encoding DUF6646 family protein, which translates into the protein MKKLVFMFALVFAGATANAQAWNGQGDQKINAGLSVWGYGTGVTGTYDYGLNQLISIGAGLNGYFDNYKDNDNDNNVFIFGRLNFHLKDALQLPEKLDIYPGVDVGVLGKDFGIGAHIGARYFFTERIGVFAEIGNNGSLGVSFNL
- a CDS encoding nitrilase family protein, coding for MKITGLNLDIIWKNKTANFQLIEKELQNQEADLFLLPEMFSTGFCMDASEVSDRNQESLEFLKKMSREKNAAFCGSAPVEDHEKFYNRMYFVQPDSQIHFYDKRHLFSFSGEDKVYTPGKERVIVNYKGFRILLQVCYDLRFPVFARNNDDYDVILYVANWPEKRVGAWEHLLKARAIENLSFVFALNRIGTDGNNLFYQESSHCFFADGKEISQKQGNIVSAELDVKELKSFRNHFQFLNDRDSFSIEW